In Dehalococcoidia bacterium, the genomic window ATGGGACAAGGTGATGGACATAAATCTCAAGAGCGTCTTCCGCGCCGCCAGGCTGGCCATACCTATAATGCTGAAACAGGGCGGCGGGGCCATCATAAACACCGCGTCGGCGCAAGGCGTGGGGGGCAGCATCACGGGCGGGGCCTACTGCACCTCAAAGGCCGGGGTCATCATGCTGACGAAGGTGCTGGCAATAGAGTACGGTAAGAAGAACATACGTGTGAACTGCATCTGCCCGGGCGTCATTGAAACGCCGATGGCATCGGGATACATTCCTTTCCTGAAGACGGAGGCCCTGGCAGCGGGACGTCCGGGACAGCCAAAGGAGATCGCGCAAGCGGCCCTATTCCTCGCCGGCGACGAGTCATCTTACATACATGGAGCGGCCATAGCTGTTGACGGCGGATGGACCGCCGAGGTGAATTTGCCGGTAAGAAAA contains:
- a CDS encoding glucose 1-dehydrogenase, which encodes MGRLEGKVALITGAASGIGRESALLFAEEGARVVVADYDAGKGKETAKLIEEAGGTAVYVKADVSKLSDIEGMIDATMKEFGRLDVLFNNAGIQGARGGFTVDLSEEEWDKVMDINLKSVFRAARLAIPIMLKQGGGAIINTASAQGVGGSITGGAYCTSKAGVIMLTKVLAIEYGKKNIRVNCICPGVIETPMASGYIPFLKTEALAAGRPGQPKEIAQAALFLAGDESSYIHGAAIAVDGGWTAEVNLPVRKPKPST